The DNA region TTATTTGGATGTTGCTGCATGATGATTTTGTAATTTCTTCATAACAGTTATGAAAAACATTAGCACAAGCATAATGTTTTACATGGAAATATGCAAATtacatagagtaacttgtgtaAGAGGCcatgacatttgtttttgcatCACTTATAGTACTTAGTACAATGTAAAgctaaaacaaatgtaattagGGCACAGCTCTAGAATAGTAGAACTGGATGCATTCTAGTAGCATCAAAAGAAGAGTGATAGGACATCAGCAAAAGTCAAATGTTGTTGTATATTccaaagatttgaaagaaaagtATAAGGAAAGCTTATAAAAAATTGGAGTTGGATTGTAGTCACTCTTTTTAGTCACCTTAACAAAAATCTTGTGCCCTTGTAGGGGGTGTTGTGTCCAACAAAGGAGACAAAGGAggtgtgtactgtatgaagcAGGCATTTCCTTAATTATGTATGCATACAGGAGCCAAAGTCGATGAAGCGCTGACTCAATTCAATGATACAAAAGGatactttttatataaaatcaCAAACAGAAAACCCACCCAGAACAGTTCCAGTACAATGCCATGACGTATATGGTATAAAGCCAAGGCTGCTAGCCTTGGTACGTGATAAACTGTAAGAATATTCTTCggtttctatatttattgttttagcAGACAATATGTACTTCTAGATTTTGTTAATCATATCTTAAGCAGATATCAGGGGCTCTCAGTCCTGGTCAGGCTGCCCGGAGCTGGCTCTGCCCTTCACGTTCCAGGCACATAGCCGGCTCACACTTAAGTTGCAATTAGTAATTTTCCATTATTCTAGCAGGATAGTTAGTCAAATGatgttaataaattatttacacagtaaaaGCAAACTAGTGAAATAAGAGAAATACATGTTTGACAGACCCCTCTTGAAAAACTGGAAGCAAATACTTTCAATTTTTCACCTCAAAGGTCATTCTGGGAAAATGCACCTGAAGATTGAAAGGTTAAAATGTTTACTGTGAAGGCATCACAAGTTGCTGCCCATTCAACAGGCTTGGAGTCTTCTTACCTGCTTTACCTGAAGGTAGCTCCGCACTAAGAGAAGCAGATATAACCTTTATTACAGGGTAGCTACTCACATTGCTGTTGTACAGGCAAGAAGAAGGAGGAACAATGTTATATCAGAAAAACTCCAAAGAAGTTTTGAGAGCTGTATTGCATCTGAATAAGTTTGCATTCATTTACTTTACCAAATATCTGGTCCCCTTCTGTGAGATAATAGATTCCTCCCAGGAAGCTGTTGTCAAACATTTCTTCTCTGTCATTTCTGCAGTGGTAACTTTCGGAGCTCATGAGCTCCAAGTCAGCAGGATACGTCTGTGTTAACTTGTAGATTCCATGCTTAAAGGTCGCTTTGTCAGTGGTTCTGTAATGCAGCTGACTAAAACAAATTTTGGAGAAAATGAAGTAAAATCCCTTGACCAGGGAACCATCTTTGTAGTTCATCTCGTAAGTGAAGGCATTTCCTGTCGTGGATTCCCAGAACATCTTCCCATCTTTACTGACATTGTAGTTAAAGCCTTGGAAACAAGAAGAAACCTGATTGTTACTCTGAGAAATACACTGCTGACAGATCTAGATAATCAATTTGCAtaatactttttaatattttagtatATCCTTCCAGTAAGCATAACATTTTCCATGGTTGTAGTTTTgtcaattacatttaaaattgcaaTGTATTTAGCTTTATTACTTAGGCAATATGTCCCCATGCactgtatgattggcttgcaattaccctgcgatggactggtgccccatccagggtgtaccctgccttgcgcttgttgcttgccaaataggctccggcttcccgcgaCACCCTATGGTATAACAcagtttggtaaatgacatgacatgacttaGGCAATATAATTTTATTCCTTCTATCCTTTTTCTTACCACTTTATCATATCATAACGGGCacggacaccagtccatcacaaggcacatactgtacagtacagacacacactcacaccagggccagttttctcagataccaattaacctaccagtatgtctcttgGAGTGTGGGAGGACACCAAAGCAACAATTCCTTATTCCTTTATGGAAAAGCTTAATAATAATCTTATTTACTTAAATAGCACATTAGTATTTAACTGAACAATTTGCTATGTAACTGGAGTGctatttgtaaatgaaaatgctACTGTCTATCAGTAAGAGGAAACGGTCAGCActgtaaagatttattttcaaagttttctGCTCCACAGCAATATGTTTTAGGTATctataaaatgtgatctgaagTACTGATCTAGCAAGAgacattatttataaaatatatatatttacaaagtGATTTTTGAAAATTTTATCTCGTGAATGAAAAAGTGTAGCACTGCAAGCCCTCACactagaaaaacaaacaagttgtttttttctgctttttatcatggaattaacctctttGTGTTCATGCATGCTGCCACAGTTCTCCATATGAATCTTTGAACTTGTCCTGTAAGGCTGCTAAAAATATACCATAAGACACAAAGTGAAATTTTATATAAGAGAGATTATACTGTTACTCCTGCAATACACTGTTGTTTCACATCATTTTTGGTTTTCCAGTGTTCTCAAATTTgccctgtttttttaaagagcaaagGCAACCACACTCTCCAactcatattttatttaaaataagtctTCTTCCATTCAAGAGTAGGATCTTAAGCCAATGACCTTTCAAAGATGTAAACAAATTTATCAGTTGGAAAACCCAATAGAATTGCATTACATTACATCAGTGTTAATACTGCATGTCAAATAAATTTGTATTGGAATTGATATCCACACCATTTAGTTTCAAAAACATTATTCAATATGTCCTTTCAAATTGGAATTAGCAGACACTGCACATTCCAGCATAATTAGTCCATTTGAAAGGTTTAGATAATTACATCTAAACTTAAGAAATTCAGTTCCAGAAAACTGAATCACAGACTTAAAATCATGGAAATGCATCTATAATCAGattcatt from Lepisosteus oculatus isolate fLepOcu1 chromosome 11, fLepOcu1.hap2, whole genome shotgun sequence includes:
- the LOC138241835 gene encoding tumor necrosis factor ligand superfamily member 14-like — protein: MDDATAATNYIKSFQAERNQKKPEPYLTGFNYNVSKDGKMFWESTTGNAFTYEMNYKDGSLVKGFYFIFSKICFSQLHYRTTDKATFKHGIYKLTQTYPADLELMSSESYHCRNDREEMFDNSFLGGIYYLTEGDQIFGKVNECKLIQMQYSSQNFFGVFLI